The stretch of DNA CTGTTAGTGTGAATTTTTTTTCAAAAGAAATTGGATAATTCTTTCTCAACTTGGGCAAGTTAGTGTTTGTGGAGGTGAGAAAGAATGAAAAATCAACCAAATAATAAGCAAAAAACAATGGCTGGTACTGACGTGAACCATGTGAAACAGCAAAACGCTGCTTCTGCAATGGGTCAAAATGCGCAAAATGCTGCTTTTGGTACAGAGTTTTCTTCTGAAACCGATGCACAGCATGTCAAGCAACAAAACGCTGAATCAGAAGCTCGTAAAAACCAAGCTTCAAAGAACAGCTAAAACCTTAGCTCCACGATTTAACGGCTAGAAGAAAGAGGTTGCCTCCTGATGTTCAGCAGGCAACCTCTTTCTTGTTCTTCCGCCTGTAAGCTGCCCCTTACAGAAGGGCGCTGGAAAGCCAAAGTCTAAGCTGGAGAACACGGCCCCTAAATACCCGATTCAGATTACAAAGGCATTGCAATGTTAGCCTCAGCATGAGAGGGATGATAGAAGCTGCTTCTTTCTTGGCCGCCTTTTGTCACTTTAGTTAACATTATTATATGAATTCGTTATAATAAGAAAATATAGAACGTTTGAAGCAAATAAACGAAGGAAAAAGTAATGGCAAACAGCTAGGAATGAAAGTAGGGGAGAATCATGGCGATTCCCAGAGAAGGTGAAGCCATCCAAATTCATAGTTACAAGCATGACGGGAATATTCATCGTGTTTGGGAAGAGACCATCGTTTTAAAAGCGACCAATAATCTGGTGATTGGCGGCAATGATCGCACGATTGTGACGGAAGCTGACGGACGGACGTGGATAACGAGGGAGCCTGCAATTTGTTATTTTCACGCTCGGCAGTGGTTTAATATCATAGGTATGCTGAGAACGGATGGAATCTATTATTATTGCAACATCAGCTCTCCTTTTGTTTATGATCAGGAGGCTCTGAAATATATTGATTATGATCTCGATGTGAAAGTATTTCCGGACATGTCTTATATTTTGTTGGATGAGGATGAATATGAACAGCACAGCAGGCAAATGAATTATCCGGATGTGATTGATAAGATTTTAAAGCGGAATGTGGATCATCTGATTTACTTGATTCATCAGCGCAAAGGTCCTTTTGCGCATGACTTTATTGAAAAATGGTACCGGAAATATGTAAAGCTGCAAGGCTGATATCTTTATTGGTGCAGGACGGGGCCTGTTGATTTCTTTTCAACAGGTTTTCTTTATGCTTCTTTCGGCGTTTGCTTAAGGGGGTTCATCTGCACGTGTAAGGAAAACCTTGACCGCTTGTGTTTTGGATGAGGGGGAGTCACAATGAATGTCATTAAAAGGTATATGAAGTTTGTTCGGCCGTATCGCTGGCCCATAATCGGAACGCTGGTGATTGGTGTGATCAAATTTGCTCTTCCGCTGTTTATTCCCATTTTAATCAAATATGTGATTGATGATATTATCGGCAGTGAAACGCTGACGGCTGGGGATAAACAGGAGCAGCTGTTTCTTTTGATTGGCGCAATGCTGCTCATTTTCGTTGTTTTTCGTCCGCCCATTGAGTATTACAGACAATATTTCGCCCAGTGGACGGGCAACAAAATTTTATATGATATTCGCGATCAGCTATTTTCGCATATTCAGAAGCTAAGCTTTAAATATTATGCGAATACTAGGGCTGGAGAAGTAATTTCTCGAGTGATCAATGACGTGGAACAAACGAAGAATTTTGTTATCACCGGATTAATGAATGTTTGGCTGGATGCGGCAACCATTCTTATTGCCATAGTCATTATGCTGACGATGAATGTGAAGTTGACCATTGTGTCGCTGATCGTCTTCCCGTTTTACGCTTTTTCAGTACGGTACTTTTTTGGCAACTTGCGCAAGCTGACAAGAGTCCGTTCCCAAGCTTTAGCTGAGGTGCAAAGTTATTTGCATGAACGCGTTCAAGGGATGTCCGTAATAAAAAGCTTTGCCATTGAAGATTATGAGCAGACGCAGTTTGAACATCAGAACAAAAATTTTCTAACGAAGGCGCTGGCTCAAACAAGATGGAACGCTAAGGCATTTGCCGTTGTCAATACGATTACAGATATAGCGCCGCTGCTGGTGATCGGCTATGCCGGCTATCAGGTCCTTCACGGGGAATTAACAGTAGGAACGATGGCGGCCTTTATCGCTTATATTGATAAGTTATACAATCCTCTTCGCCGGCTCGTCAATTCATCAACGACCATGACCCAAGCGATTGCTTCAATGGACCGGGTATTTGCTTTGCTTGATGAAGCCTATGATATTCAAGATAAGGAGCGGGCGGTAGAATGCTCCAATGTCAAGGGCCATCTCGTATTTGATCATGTGGATTTTGCTTATGACGAGGAAGAGACGGATGTTCTGCATGATATTGATCTCGATATTCGTGCAGGAGAAACGGTCGCCCTCGTGGGGATGAGCGGCGGAGGCAAGTCGTCGTTGGTCAGTCTGATCCCGCGTTTCTATGACGTAACCGCCGGCCGGATTTTACTGGATGGAACGGATATCCGCGATTTTAGAGTCCGCAGTTTAAGAGATAAGATCGGCATGGTGCTTCAGGATAATATTCTTTTCAGTGAATCTGTCAAGACGAATATTTTGCTTGGAAAGCCGGAAGCCACTGATGAAGAGGTGATGGCTGCAGCTAAAGCGGCCAATGCCCATGACTTTATCGTCAGCTTGCCTCAAGGGTACGATACGAAAGTAGGGGAAAGAGGCGTGAAATTATCCGGCGGCCAGAAGCAGCGCATTGCCATTGCCCGCGTATTTCTAAAAAACCCGCCCATCCTGATCTTGGATGAAGCTACATCAGCTCTGGATCTGGAGAGCGAGCATCTTATTCAAGAAGCGCTGGAGAAGCTGGCAAGAGATCGAACGACCTTTATCGTAGCCCACCGCCTCTCCACCATCACCCATGCCGATCGGATTATTTTGATGGAGCACGGAAGAATTGTAGAGAGCGGCACTCATGAACAGCTAATGAAAAAACAAGGAAGCTACTACCGGCTTTTCCAGGTGCAGCAGCTGGATTCATAATGGCGCTGATTAATAAGACAGACAAATGGCGAAACGCGGTTTGCGTTTCGCCATTTGTCTGTGGAAGAAAGAGGTTCAAGGCGTTCCAAATTCGGGGAGAATAGATTAAAAAGAGGCTGGCCTTTTTGGCAGCCTCTTAGTCAACCTCATCTACCTCCGGTGGTTCATCTTCATCCTGGTGATATCTGGAATAGCTTGAGATTAAGTGATCCAAGTGCTCCAAGCTTTCTCCATATTCCAAAATAGAAGACAGGACGTGAAGAATATGGATGGATTTATTCACTTCTTCGGCAGGTGCTGATTTCAGCTTCTCCGTAAACAGCGTAAGAAATTCTTCGCGGTTGAGGCTGAGTTCAAAATGCTCTTCGCTGTCAGCCGCCGGTTTGACTTTACCGATGAAACGAAGCAATAAATGCTCATGATAGCTCATTAAGTAATCGAGGTGATCCTGCATCGATTTTTGGTTCCCAGACTCGAGGTGATGGATTTCATTTTCAAACTGATTCATTCGCCGCAAAATATCAAAGCTTCTGCGGGCGGCGGTGATCATTTTCCGGTAAAGGACGATTTTTCGCTTTTTTGCCGTTATGTTTCTCTTTAAGGTTCCACGTTCTTCTTTATATAACAAATAGAGGTTATCGATCTTAATTAATCGTTCCCGGAGTTTGCTGATGTCCTTCTTTAATAAGTGATACTCAGTTCCGTTGCGCAAGCTTAAGCGAATCCACTTTAACGTATCCTCCGTCACCTGGTTGATTTGCATAAACAGCTTTGTTTCATATTTAGGAGGCAAAAAGATTAAATTTACGATGAAAGCGGAAAGCACGCCGATCATAATCGTGAAGAAGCGAATGGAAGCAAACTGAATAAACTGTTCATTTTGCACTTCCATAATCACGATGACTGTGACAAGAGAAAGCCCGATCGTTTTTTCCAGCCGCAGTTTTAAAATGACGCTAATTGTGACAATCGCCGCCAAGCCAACAATCAGAAAGTGATTGCCGAATAAGAGAACAAAGGAGATGCCGATAACCGCTCCGATAAAATTCGCCTGCATTTGCTCGACAACTGTTAAATAAGAGCGGTAAATAGTGGGCTGGATTGCGAATATTGCGGCGATCCCGGCAAACACTGGAGATGGCAGGTCGAGTAAGTATGAAACGAATAAAGCAAGCACAATAGCAATTCCCGTTTTGAAAATTCGCGCACCTAGCTTCATACAATCCATAATTCCTTTCTCAAATAAAGTATACTAAATGACAACTGTACCACGAATAGGCTTTATATAAACCATTTAATAACAAGCCAATAAATTACTATACAGTGCCTTTTAAACAATAGCAAGCGGAATCCACCCTTGTTCACATTATTTTATTATTTGTCCCTGTCAGATAGACCTGAACAGCCATTTTCCCCATTCTGAAGCGCTTCATTTAGAAGAAAGAGCAATAAAAAACAGGACTGGTGCTGTGAGCCAGTCCTGTTTTTTTATTGTTTTACAGTTGAGAGAAAGCATAGTCCGCCGCTTTCAATGTGTCCTCAATGTCTTTCTCTGTATGTTCAGTCGTTAAGAACCAGGCTTCATACTTAGACGGAGCTAAGTGAATGCCTTGGCTGAGCATCAATTTAAAGAAACGGCCAAACATTTCGCCGTCTGTCGCCTCGGCTTGCTCATAGTTAGAAACCAGCTGATCAGTGAAATAGAGGGTGAGGGCGCCTTTTAAGCGATTGACCGTAATCGGCACATTGTATTTCTGGGCGGAGGCTAAGATTCCTTCTTCCAGCATCGCTCCTAGACGATCGAGCTCTTCATATACGCCCTCTGTCTGCAGGACTTCCAAGCAGGCGATGCCCGCCAGCATGGAAGCGGGATTTCCGGCCATCGTTCCGGCTTGATAGGCAGGACCGAGGGGCGCCACTTTCTCCATAATGTCAACGCGGCCGCCGTATGCTCCGATCGGCAGGCCGCCGCCGATGATTTTTCCGATCGCTGTTAAGTCCGGATAAATGCCAAGCAGGTCTTGGGCGCCGCCGTATGTAAAGCGGAAGCCGGTGATGACCTCATCAAATATGAGCAAGGCTCCGGCGTCATGCGTCAGCTCCTTCACTTGCTCCAAAAAGCCTTCTTTCGGTTCGACGATCCCGAAATTGCCGACAATCGGTTCAATGAGGACGGCCGCCACTTCATTGCCCCATTTGGCAAGAGCTTCTTTCAATGGCTCGATTTCATTGAAAGGAACGGTGATGACTTCTTGCGCAATGCTTTTGGGCACGCCCGCTGAATCCGGTGTGCCTAAAGTAGACGGACCGGAGCCGGCTGCGACAAGCACTAAATCGGAATGTCCGTGATAGCAGCCGGCAAATTTAATGATTTTGTCGCGGCCAGTATAAGCGCGAGCCACGCGGATCGTTGTCATAACCGCTTCTGTTCCGCTGTTGACAAAACGGACTTTTTCCATCGCCGGCATGGCTTCTTTCAGCATTTTCGCAAATGTTACCTCATAAGGAGTCGGGGTTCCAAACAGCACTCCCTGATCGGCCGCCTTCTTAATCGCAGCGGCAATATGCGGGTGGGCATGCCCCGTGATAATCGGCCCGTAAGCGGCGAGGTAATCGATATATTGATTGCCATCTACGTCCCAAAAGTACGCTCCTTGTCCTCTTTCCATTGCGACAGGCGATCCGCCGCCGACCGCTTTATAGGAACGGGAAGGGCTGTTGACTCCCCCAACGATATGTTCAAGCGCTTCCTTATGTAGACGTTCGGAATTAGAAAAATCCATTAGTAGTAAGCCTCCTCTTATTTACTCTCTTTCCATTGTAGACTCGACTATCGCTATAATCAATGATTGCTCATCTTTCATAAAAAGAAAGGGCTTAGCGTATAGTTAGATCAAGAAGAAGGAGAGTAGGTGAAATGAGTGACTGCTGTAATCCTTAGTGCAGTCGTATTTTGTTTATCGATGAGCTTAAAGGGACTGTTTATGAAAGAACCGCAGCACCGCTACCTTTCCTTTCACTACTTTGTGTACTTCGGGTTTCTGTACCTTACATTAATGATCGGTTTTGCTCTTATATATATGTTGCTGCATATGAATGGACATGCTGTATGGGCGGAAGATGCATACAGCCATCTGGGGTTTTGGGAGCGGTTTTTCACTTCTTTATATTTTAGCGGAATCACTCTGTTCTCTGTCGGATATGGGGATATTGTGCCGGAGGGAGCGGGGAGATGGGTCGCATTAATTGAGGCCTGGACAGGCTATACGATCCCGACAGCCTTTGTTGTCCGCACAATGTTTGAAAAGCAGGGGCAGTAAACCGACTGCTTCATTATCAAGCCATAACGGGTGCAGCAAGGCGGCGATCCGCTCAAGTCTGTTCAATTCAGCATGATGCAGGCTGCAACCTGTTTTATCCCCCGTGATGGAAGCTTCACTTTATATTTGCCATATGATTTCTAATCCGCTACGCTAATAGTGAGAGCAGTCGAATAAAAGGAGGAGATGCCACATGCCATTGAAAATTGGTGAAGCAGCGCCTGATTTTACATTGCCAGCTAATACCGGGGAAGAAGTACGGCTGTCGGATTATAAAGGAAAGCAGGTTGTACTGTATTTCTATCCGAAAGATATGACACCGGGCTGCACAACGGAAGCTTGTGATTTTCGTGATCAGCATGCTGCTTTTTCTGATGTGAACACAGTGATTCTAGGAATAAGCACGGATCCGGTTGAGCGCCATAAGAAATTCATTGACAAATACGATTTGCCGTTCCTTCTGCTTGCAGATGAAGATCATAAAGTATGTGAACTCTATGATGTGTGGAAGCTGAAGAAGAATTTCGGCAAAGAATATATGGGCATTGAGCGCTCTACGTTTGTGATTGACAAAGAGGGAAAGCTTGTTAAAGAGTGGAGAAAAGTAAAAGTGAAAGGCCATGTGGAAGAAGCGCTTCAATTCATTAAAGAGGAGCTGCAATAGCGGGAGGGGTTGATTTGAAAACGGTATTTACATTTCGCCCGCCGCGGACATTGCAAGAAGAAATGAAGAGCAAGTATCCCGAAGCAGACTTTCTTTTTTACAAAAGTGCGGAAGAAGCGGAACGGCTGCATGAGGCGGAAGTGATCGTGACCTTCGGTGACGATTTAACCCCAGAGCATATCGGCTCCTGTCCTCATCTTAAGTGGATTATGGTGGCTTCGGCAGGAATCGATCATCTGCCTCTTCAAGCGATCGCAGACAGAAATATTTTAGTGACCAATGCAAGGGGCATACATAAAGTGCCGATGGCAGAATTCACAATGGGATTTATGCTGAACCATGTGAAGCGGTTCCCTGAACTGAGGAAGCTGCAAAAGGAGGAAACATGGAACAAACAATTGCCTTTGGGAGAATTGGCCGGTAAGCAGCTTCTCGTTTTAGGAACAGGTGCTATTGGCAGCGAAATTGCCCGGCTGGCGCAAGCTTTTCAAATGAAAACGATGGGCTTGAACCGAAGCGGCCATCCGGCGGAGCATTTTGCAGAAGTTCATCCAACAGCTGAACTTGCTGAGGTGCTTCCTGAAGCTGATTTTGTTGTGGCGATCTTACCAAGCACGAACGAAACGAAGGGGCTGCTGAAAGAGCATCATTTCCAAGCGATGAAAGAAACGGCCGCTTTTATTAATATCGGCCGTGGAGATATCGTAGAAGAGCAGGTGTTATTGGATGCTCTGCACAATGAATGCTTCGCTCATGCGTATCTCGATGTGTTTATTGAAGAGCCTTTGCCTGCTGGCCACCCTTTTTGGAAGCATCCAAGGGTGACGGTCACTCCTCATATATCCAGTATTACCAAGCGATATTTGCCGCGGGCGTTTGCGATTCTGGATCATAACTTGAAGCAGTATATTCAAGGGAAATCAGATTTCCAAAACAAAATAGATCTCACTAAAGGATATTAGGCTGA from Bacillus xiapuensis encodes:
- a CDS encoding D-2-hydroxyacid dehydrogenase, with protein sequence MKTVFTFRPPRTLQEEMKSKYPEADFLFYKSAEEAERLHEAEVIVTFGDDLTPEHIGSCPHLKWIMVASAGIDHLPLQAIADRNILVTNARGIHKVPMAEFTMGFMLNHVKRFPELRKLQKEETWNKQLPLGELAGKQLLVLGTGAIGSEIARLAQAFQMKTMGLNRSGHPAEHFAEVHPTAELAEVLPEADFVVAILPSTNETKGLLKEHHFQAMKETAAFINIGRGDIVEEQVLLDALHNECFAHAYLDVFIEEPLPAGHPFWKHPRVTVTPHISSITKRYLPRAFAILDHNLKQYIQGKSDFQNKIDLTKGY
- a CDS encoding glutamate-1-semialdehyde 2,1-aminomutase, with the protein product MDFSNSERLHKEALEHIVGGVNSPSRSYKAVGGGSPVAMERGQGAYFWDVDGNQYIDYLAAYGPIITGHAHPHIAAAIKKAADQGVLFGTPTPYEVTFAKMLKEAMPAMEKVRFVNSGTEAVMTTIRVARAYTGRDKIIKFAGCYHGHSDLVLVAAGSGPSTLGTPDSAGVPKSIAQEVITVPFNEIEPLKEALAKWGNEVAAVLIEPIVGNFGIVEPKEGFLEQVKELTHDAGALLIFDEVITGFRFTYGGAQDLLGIYPDLTAIGKIIGGGLPIGAYGGRVDIMEKVAPLGPAYQAGTMAGNPASMLAGIACLEVLQTEGVYEELDRLGAMLEEGILASAQKYNVPITVNRLKGALTLYFTDQLVSNYEQAEATDGEMFGRFFKLMLSQGIHLAPSKYEAWFLTTEHTEKDIEDTLKAADYAFSQL
- a CDS encoding potassium channel family protein encodes the protein MTAVILSAVVFCLSMSLKGLFMKEPQHRYLSFHYFVYFGFLYLTLMIGFALIYMLLHMNGHAVWAEDAYSHLGFWERFFTSLYFSGITLFSVGYGDIVPEGAGRWVALIEAWTGYTIPTAFVVRTMFEKQGQ
- the ntdP gene encoding nucleoside tri-diphosphate phosphatase, with amino-acid sequence MAIPREGEAIQIHSYKHDGNIHRVWEETIVLKATNNLVIGGNDRTIVTEADGRTWITREPAICYFHARQWFNIIGMLRTDGIYYYCNISSPFVYDQEALKYIDYDLDVKVFPDMSYILLDEDEYEQHSRQMNYPDVIDKILKRNVDHLIYLIHQRKGPFAHDFIEKWYRKYVKLQG
- the bcp gene encoding thioredoxin-dependent thiol peroxidase encodes the protein MPLKIGEAAPDFTLPANTGEEVRLSDYKGKQVVLYFYPKDMTPGCTTEACDFRDQHAAFSDVNTVILGISTDPVERHKKFIDKYDLPFLLLADEDHKVCELYDVWKLKKNFGKEYMGIERSTFVIDKEGKLVKEWRKVKVKGHVEEALQFIKEELQ
- a CDS encoding gamma-type small acid-soluble spore protein — encoded protein: MKNQPNNKQKTMAGTDVNHVKQQNAASAMGQNAQNAAFGTEFSSETDAQHVKQQNAESEARKNQASKNS
- a CDS encoding ABC transporter ATP-binding protein, yielding MNVIKRYMKFVRPYRWPIIGTLVIGVIKFALPLFIPILIKYVIDDIIGSETLTAGDKQEQLFLLIGAMLLIFVVFRPPIEYYRQYFAQWTGNKILYDIRDQLFSHIQKLSFKYYANTRAGEVISRVINDVEQTKNFVITGLMNVWLDAATILIAIVIMLTMNVKLTIVSLIVFPFYAFSVRYFFGNLRKLTRVRSQALAEVQSYLHERVQGMSVIKSFAIEDYEQTQFEHQNKNFLTKALAQTRWNAKAFAVVNTITDIAPLLVIGYAGYQVLHGELTVGTMAAFIAYIDKLYNPLRRLVNSSTTMTQAIASMDRVFALLDEAYDIQDKERAVECSNVKGHLVFDHVDFAYDEEETDVLHDIDLDIRAGETVALVGMSGGGKSSLVSLIPRFYDVTAGRILLDGTDIRDFRVRSLRDKIGMVLQDNILFSESVKTNILLGKPEATDEEVMAAAKAANAHDFIVSLPQGYDTKVGERGVKLSGGQKQRIAIARVFLKNPPILILDEATSALDLESEHLIQEALEKLARDRTTFIVAHRLSTITHADRIILMEHGRIVESGTHEQLMKKQGSYYRLFQVQQLDS
- a CDS encoding FUSC family protein, with product MDCMKLGARIFKTGIAIVLALFVSYLLDLPSPVFAGIAAIFAIQPTIYRSYLTVVEQMQANFIGAVIGISFVLLFGNHFLIVGLAAIVTISVILKLRLEKTIGLSLVTVIVIMEVQNEQFIQFASIRFFTIMIGVLSAFIVNLIFLPPKYETKLFMQINQVTEDTLKWIRLSLRNGTEYHLLKKDISKLRERLIKIDNLYLLYKEERGTLKRNITAKKRKIVLYRKMITAARRSFDILRRMNQFENEIHHLESGNQKSMQDHLDYLMSYHEHLLLRFIGKVKPAADSEEHFELSLNREEFLTLFTEKLKSAPAEEVNKSIHILHVLSSILEYGESLEHLDHLISSYSRYHQDEDEPPEVDEVD